In Stigmatopora nigra isolate UIUO_SnigA chromosome 2, RoL_Snig_1.1, whole genome shotgun sequence, a single window of DNA contains:
- the tph1a gene encoding tryptophan 5-hydroxylase 1a isoform X1: MYSNRIDGPRRGRSFDSINIAYEEKLLNNEINKSTFTKIEENTEKNTPEKGRATIIFSLKNEVGGLVKALKLFQQNHVNLVHIESRKSKRRNSEFEIYVDCDSNHEQLNEIIQLLRKHVNVVEMEPLDNSCLQEEDMHKVPWFPKKISDLDNCANRVLMYGSDLDADHPGFKDNVYRKRRKYFADLAMAYRHGEPIPRIEFTEEEVKTWGVVYRELNKLYPSHACREYLKNLPLLSKYCECREDNIPQLEDVSRFLRERTGFTIRPVAGYLSPRDFLAGLAFRVFHCTQYVRHSSDPLYTPEPDTCHELLGHVPLLAEPSFAQFSQEIGLASLGASDDSVQKLATCYFFTVEFGLCKQEGQLRAYGAGLLSSISELKHALSGKSKIMPFDPKVTSKQECIITTFQDVYFVSDSFEEAKVKMREFAKTIKRPFTVRYNPYTQSVDVLKDTPSINSVVEELRHELDIVGDALNRLNKQLGI, from the exons ATGTACTCCAACAGGATCGACGGACCTCGAAGGGGGAGATCGTTTGACTCCATCAACATTGCTTATGAAGAAAAACTACTTAACAATGAG ATAAACAAATCAACGTTcacaaaaatagaagaaaacacTGAGAAGAATACGCCAGAGAAAGGCAGAGCAACAATTATCTTTTCCCTCAAGAATGAAGTAGGAGGACTTGTAAAGGCACTGAAACTCTTCCAA CAAAATCATGTCAACCTCGTGCACATCGAGTCCAGGAAATCCAAAAGACGCAACTCAGAGTTTGAAATCTATGTGGACTGTGACAGCAACCACGAACAACTCAATGAAATCATCCAGCTCCTGCGCAAGCACGTGAACGTGGTGGAAATGGAGCCACTCGATAATTCCTGTCTACAGGAGGAAG ATATGCATAAGGTACCGTGGTTCCCAAAGAAAATATCCGACCTGGATAATTGTGCTAATCGTGTCTTGATGTATGGATCGGATTTGGATGCTGACCATCCG ggTTTCAAAGACAATGTCTACCGCAAAAGAAGAAAGTATTTTGCTGATCTCGCAATGGCCTACAGACA CGGCGAGCCAATACCTCGCATAGAATTTACAGAGGAGGAAGTGAAGACATGGGGTGTTGTGTACAGAGAGCTCAACAAGTTGTACCCAAGCCACGCATGTAGAGAGTACTTAAAGAACTTGCCGCTGCTGTCCAAATACTGTGAATGTCGAGAAGACAACATTCCCCAGTTGGAAGATGTCTCTCGCTTTCTCAGAG AACGCACAGGGTTTACCATCAGGCCCGTGGCTGGTTATTTGTCGCCTCGTGACTTCCTGGCCGGATTGGCCTTCCGTGTTTTCCACTGCACCCAGTATGTGCGCCACAGCTCTGACCCTTTGTACACCCCTGAGCC AGACACGTGCCACGAGCTGCTGGGTCATGTCCCTCTGCTGGCTGAACCCAGTTTTGCACAGTTTTCTCAGGAGATCGGCTTGGCGTCACTGGGCGCCTCGGACGATTCTGTTCAGAAATTGGCCACA TGTTATTTCTTCACGGTGGAGTTTGGCCTATGCAAACAAGAAGGACAGTTAAGGGCATATGGGGCTGGATTGCTGTCATCCATCAGTGAGCTTAAG CATGCACTTTCTGGAAAATCAAAGATCATGCCATTTGACCCCAAAGTAACATCCAAACAAGAATGCATCATTACAACATTTCAGGATGTTTACTTTGTTTCGGACAGCTTTGAGGAGGCCAAAGTCAAGATGAG GGAGTTTGCCAAGACCATCAAGCGTCCCTTCACAGTACGTTATAATCCTTACACCCAGAGTGTGGATGTCCTTAAAGACACCCCCAGCATCAACAGCGTTGTGGAAGAACTGAGACATGAGCTCGATATCGTGGGCGATGCTCTGAACCGCCTCAACAAGCAGCTTGGAATCTGA
- the sergef gene encoding secretion-regulating guanine nucleotide exchange factor, whose translation MATTSLQEFCLVAWGANSYGQLDQGHEEDQAVPKISIKAALQEGTVRLLCGGGGHTVVVTDDGKAFTCGQNNRGQLGLGHTANCSTLQHISGLNQRVTNVACGWDFTLLLTDCGNLLACGSNVFGQLGTGHVTSHSAKLILIQDLKDCVINIAAGLRHALAITDSGCVYQWGTGLCSQAKRALSPNPVPAHLNSKVPSLVPGLTQEKARVVAAGSAHCVCLTGDGDLFLWGSNKHNQLTATEAFIATPAPLDRSLLSGEKVVNVWSGWTHVIAQTERGRVFTWGRGNYGQLGRPLAAGPNSEHRSADNSSKAFLPAEVKGLCGATQIACGSEHNLATIGERLLSWGWNEHGMCGDGSLADVFEPRLLPDLTPLVIGCGAGHSMAVCVENTNHFT comes from the exons ATGGCAACTACCTCGCTGCAGGAGTTTTGTTTGGTAGCGTGG GGTGCGAACAGCTACGGGCAGCTTGATCAGGGACATGAAGAGGATCAGGCAGTCCCGAAGATCTCCATCAAGGCTGCTTTACAGGAAGGGACTGTCCGGCTTCTTTGCGGTGGTGGGGGACACACAGTGGTTGTCACTG ATGATGGAAAGGCGTTCACGTGTGGGCAGAATAACAGGGGCCAGCTTGGACTCGGACACACTGCCAACTGCTCAACACTTCAACACATCTCAGGCCTGAATCAGAGAGTCACAAATGTCGCCTGTGGCTGGGATTTTACTCTTCTCCTTACTG ATTGTGGTAATTTATTAGCGTGTGGCTCCAATGTGTTTGGACAGCTTGGTACTGGCCATGTGACTTCCCACTCTGCAAAACTAATTCTCATACAG GATCTAAAGGACTGTGTGATAAACATAGCAGCAGGCCTCCGACATGCTCTAGCCATCACAG ACTCAGGATGTGTCTACCAATGGGGGACAGGTCTCTGTAGCCAAGCCAAGAGAGCACTTAGTCCAAACCCTGTTCCAGCACACCTCAACTCCAAGGTTCCTTCTTTGGTGCCAG GTTTGACTCAAGAGAAGGCTCGTGTTGTTGCCGCGGGCTCGGCGCATTGTGTGTGCCTGACAG GAGATGGTGATCTGTTTCTGTGGGGAAGCAACAAGCACAATCAGCTGACTGCCACTGAAGCCTTCATTGCCACTCCGGCTCCACTCGATCGCTCGCTGCTATCTGGAGAGAAAGTTGTAAATGTGTGGAGTGGTTGGACGCACGTTATAGCCCAAACAG AAAGAGGGAGAGTGTTCACTTGGGGTAGAGGAAATTACGGACAACTTGGTCGCCCTTTGGCAGCTGGCCCGAATTCTGAGCACCGGTCAGCAGACAATAGCAGCAAGGCCTTCCTCCCTGCCGAGGTGAAAGGTCTCTGTGGAGCCACGCAG ATCGCTTGTGGATCTGAACATAACCTTGCCACCATAG GGGAGCGTCTCCTTTCCTGGGGCTGGAACGAACACGGAATGTGTGGAGACGGCTCGCTGGCCGACGTGTTTGAGCCACGGCTCCTTCCCGACCTCACTCCTCTTGTCATTGGCTGTGGGGCCGGACACTCTATGGCGGTGTGCGTGGAGAATACCAATCATTTCACCTGA
- the tph1a gene encoding tryptophan 5-hydroxylase 1a isoform X2: MFSGGAQIWIHRKILTRVVCATLERRNMINKSTFTKIEENTEKNTPEKGRATIIFSLKNEVGGLVKALKLFQQNHVNLVHIESRKSKRRNSEFEIYVDCDSNHEQLNEIIQLLRKHVNVVEMEPLDNSCLQEEDMHKVPWFPKKISDLDNCANRVLMYGSDLDADHPGFKDNVYRKRRKYFADLAMAYRHGEPIPRIEFTEEEVKTWGVVYRELNKLYPSHACREYLKNLPLLSKYCECREDNIPQLEDVSRFLRERTGFTIRPVAGYLSPRDFLAGLAFRVFHCTQYVRHSSDPLYTPEPDTCHELLGHVPLLAEPSFAQFSQEIGLASLGASDDSVQKLATCYFFTVEFGLCKQEGQLRAYGAGLLSSISELKHALSGKSKIMPFDPKVTSKQECIITTFQDVYFVSDSFEEAKVKMREFAKTIKRPFTVRYNPYTQSVDVLKDTPSINSVVEELRHELDIVGDALNRLNKQLGI, encoded by the exons ATGTTTTCAGGGGGCGCACAGATATGGATCCACCGAAAAATTCTCACTCGGGTGGTCTGTGCTACACTTGAAAGACGAAATATG ATAAACAAATCAACGTTcacaaaaatagaagaaaacacTGAGAAGAATACGCCAGAGAAAGGCAGAGCAACAATTATCTTTTCCCTCAAGAATGAAGTAGGAGGACTTGTAAAGGCACTGAAACTCTTCCAA CAAAATCATGTCAACCTCGTGCACATCGAGTCCAGGAAATCCAAAAGACGCAACTCAGAGTTTGAAATCTATGTGGACTGTGACAGCAACCACGAACAACTCAATGAAATCATCCAGCTCCTGCGCAAGCACGTGAACGTGGTGGAAATGGAGCCACTCGATAATTCCTGTCTACAGGAGGAAG ATATGCATAAGGTACCGTGGTTCCCAAAGAAAATATCCGACCTGGATAATTGTGCTAATCGTGTCTTGATGTATGGATCGGATTTGGATGCTGACCATCCG ggTTTCAAAGACAATGTCTACCGCAAAAGAAGAAAGTATTTTGCTGATCTCGCAATGGCCTACAGACA CGGCGAGCCAATACCTCGCATAGAATTTACAGAGGAGGAAGTGAAGACATGGGGTGTTGTGTACAGAGAGCTCAACAAGTTGTACCCAAGCCACGCATGTAGAGAGTACTTAAAGAACTTGCCGCTGCTGTCCAAATACTGTGAATGTCGAGAAGACAACATTCCCCAGTTGGAAGATGTCTCTCGCTTTCTCAGAG AACGCACAGGGTTTACCATCAGGCCCGTGGCTGGTTATTTGTCGCCTCGTGACTTCCTGGCCGGATTGGCCTTCCGTGTTTTCCACTGCACCCAGTATGTGCGCCACAGCTCTGACCCTTTGTACACCCCTGAGCC AGACACGTGCCACGAGCTGCTGGGTCATGTCCCTCTGCTGGCTGAACCCAGTTTTGCACAGTTTTCTCAGGAGATCGGCTTGGCGTCACTGGGCGCCTCGGACGATTCTGTTCAGAAATTGGCCACA TGTTATTTCTTCACGGTGGAGTTTGGCCTATGCAAACAAGAAGGACAGTTAAGGGCATATGGGGCTGGATTGCTGTCATCCATCAGTGAGCTTAAG CATGCACTTTCTGGAAAATCAAAGATCATGCCATTTGACCCCAAAGTAACATCCAAACAAGAATGCATCATTACAACATTTCAGGATGTTTACTTTGTTTCGGACAGCTTTGAGGAGGCCAAAGTCAAGATGAG GGAGTTTGCCAAGACCATCAAGCGTCCCTTCACAGTACGTTATAATCCTTACACCCAGAGTGTGGATGTCCTTAAAGACACCCCCAGCATCAACAGCGTTGTGGAAGAACTGAGACATGAGCTCGATATCGTGGGCGATGCTCTGAACCGCCTCAACAAGCAGCTTGGAATCTGA
- the tph1a gene encoding tryptophan 5-hydroxylase 1a isoform X3, whose protein sequence is MQINKSTFTKIEENTEKNTPEKGRATIIFSLKNEVGGLVKALKLFQQNHVNLVHIESRKSKRRNSEFEIYVDCDSNHEQLNEIIQLLRKHVNVVEMEPLDNSCLQEEDMHKVPWFPKKISDLDNCANRVLMYGSDLDADHPGFKDNVYRKRRKYFADLAMAYRHGEPIPRIEFTEEEVKTWGVVYRELNKLYPSHACREYLKNLPLLSKYCECREDNIPQLEDVSRFLRERTGFTIRPVAGYLSPRDFLAGLAFRVFHCTQYVRHSSDPLYTPEPDTCHELLGHVPLLAEPSFAQFSQEIGLASLGASDDSVQKLATCYFFTVEFGLCKQEGQLRAYGAGLLSSISELKHALSGKSKIMPFDPKVTSKQECIITTFQDVYFVSDSFEEAKVKMREFAKTIKRPFTVRYNPYTQSVDVLKDTPSINSVVEELRHELDIVGDALNRLNKQLGI, encoded by the exons ATGCAG ATAAACAAATCAACGTTcacaaaaatagaagaaaacacTGAGAAGAATACGCCAGAGAAAGGCAGAGCAACAATTATCTTTTCCCTCAAGAATGAAGTAGGAGGACTTGTAAAGGCACTGAAACTCTTCCAA CAAAATCATGTCAACCTCGTGCACATCGAGTCCAGGAAATCCAAAAGACGCAACTCAGAGTTTGAAATCTATGTGGACTGTGACAGCAACCACGAACAACTCAATGAAATCATCCAGCTCCTGCGCAAGCACGTGAACGTGGTGGAAATGGAGCCACTCGATAATTCCTGTCTACAGGAGGAAG ATATGCATAAGGTACCGTGGTTCCCAAAGAAAATATCCGACCTGGATAATTGTGCTAATCGTGTCTTGATGTATGGATCGGATTTGGATGCTGACCATCCG ggTTTCAAAGACAATGTCTACCGCAAAAGAAGAAAGTATTTTGCTGATCTCGCAATGGCCTACAGACA CGGCGAGCCAATACCTCGCATAGAATTTACAGAGGAGGAAGTGAAGACATGGGGTGTTGTGTACAGAGAGCTCAACAAGTTGTACCCAAGCCACGCATGTAGAGAGTACTTAAAGAACTTGCCGCTGCTGTCCAAATACTGTGAATGTCGAGAAGACAACATTCCCCAGTTGGAAGATGTCTCTCGCTTTCTCAGAG AACGCACAGGGTTTACCATCAGGCCCGTGGCTGGTTATTTGTCGCCTCGTGACTTCCTGGCCGGATTGGCCTTCCGTGTTTTCCACTGCACCCAGTATGTGCGCCACAGCTCTGACCCTTTGTACACCCCTGAGCC AGACACGTGCCACGAGCTGCTGGGTCATGTCCCTCTGCTGGCTGAACCCAGTTTTGCACAGTTTTCTCAGGAGATCGGCTTGGCGTCACTGGGCGCCTCGGACGATTCTGTTCAGAAATTGGCCACA TGTTATTTCTTCACGGTGGAGTTTGGCCTATGCAAACAAGAAGGACAGTTAAGGGCATATGGGGCTGGATTGCTGTCATCCATCAGTGAGCTTAAG CATGCACTTTCTGGAAAATCAAAGATCATGCCATTTGACCCCAAAGTAACATCCAAACAAGAATGCATCATTACAACATTTCAGGATGTTTACTTTGTTTCGGACAGCTTTGAGGAGGCCAAAGTCAAGATGAG GGAGTTTGCCAAGACCATCAAGCGTCCCTTCACAGTACGTTATAATCCTTACACCCAGAGTGTGGATGTCCTTAAAGACACCCCCAGCATCAACAGCGTTGTGGAAGAACTGAGACATGAGCTCGATATCGTGGGCGATGCTCTGAACCGCCTCAACAAGCAGCTTGGAATCTGA